A part of Streptomyces sp. NBC_01451 genomic DNA contains:
- the pyrR gene encoding bifunctional pyr operon transcriptional regulator/uracil phosphoribosyltransferase PyrR, with protein sequence MDSEQDKQQYEADARPVLEAPDIARVLTRIAHEIVERAKGADDVVLLGIPTRGVFLAQRLAAKLAEITDRKIPVGSLDITMYRDDLRMHPPRALARTDIPADGLDGRLVVLVDDVLFSGRTIRAALDALNDLGRPRAVQLAVLVDRGHRELPIRADYVGKNLPTSLRETVKVQLAEEDGRDTVLLGVKQTAQQ encoded by the coding sequence ATGGACTCAGAGCAGGACAAGCAGCAGTACGAGGCCGACGCGCGGCCCGTTCTGGAAGCCCCCGACATCGCGCGCGTGCTGACCCGCATCGCCCACGAGATCGTCGAACGCGCCAAGGGCGCCGACGACGTGGTGCTCCTCGGCATTCCGACCCGTGGCGTCTTCCTCGCCCAGCGGCTCGCCGCCAAACTGGCGGAGATCACCGACCGCAAGATCCCGGTCGGCTCGCTCGACATCACCATGTACCGCGACGACCTGCGCATGCACCCGCCGCGCGCGCTGGCCCGCACCGACATCCCCGCCGACGGCCTCGACGGCAGACTGGTCGTCCTCGTCGACGACGTGCTCTTCTCCGGCCGCACCATCCGCGCCGCCCTCGACGCCCTGAACGACCTCGGGCGTCCGCGCGCGGTGCAGCTCGCCGTCCTCGTCGACCGCGGGCACCGCGAACTGCCCATCCGCGCCGACTACGTCGGCAAGAACCTCCCCACGTCGTTGCGGGAGACGGTCAAGGTCCAGCTCGCCGAGGAGGACGGTCGGGACACCGTCCTGCTCGGTGTGAAGCAGACCGCCCAGCAGTAG
- a CDS encoding aspartate carbamoyltransferase catalytic subunit — protein sequence MQRHLISAADLTRDDAVLILDTAEEMARVADRPIKKLPTLRGRTVVNLFFEDSTRTRISFEAAEKRLSADVINFTAKGSSVSKGESLKDTAQTLEAMGVDAVVIRHGASGAPYRLATSGWIDAVVINAGDGTHQHPTQALLDAFTMRRRLVGRDAGIGQDLAGKRITLVGDILHSRVARSNVDLLHTLGAEVTLVAPPTLVPVGVESWPCEVSYDLDSALPKSDAVMLLRVQRERMNAAFFPTEREYSRRYGLDGDRMARMPEHAIVMHPGPMVRGMEITAEVADSERCTAIEQVTNGVSIRMAVLYLLLGGNEPAVTHTRTEEK from the coding sequence ATGCAGCGTCATCTCATCTCGGCCGCCGACCTCACCCGCGACGACGCCGTCCTGATCCTCGACACCGCCGAGGAGATGGCCCGGGTCGCCGACCGGCCGATCAAGAAACTGCCGACCCTGCGCGGCCGTACCGTCGTCAACCTCTTCTTCGAGGACTCGACGCGGACCCGGATCTCCTTCGAGGCCGCCGAGAAGCGCCTGTCCGCGGACGTCATCAACTTCACCGCCAAGGGGTCGAGCGTCTCCAAGGGCGAGTCCCTGAAGGACACCGCCCAGACCCTGGAAGCCATGGGCGTCGACGCGGTCGTCATCCGCCACGGCGCCTCCGGGGCCCCGTACCGGCTCGCCACCTCCGGCTGGATCGACGCGGTCGTCATCAACGCCGGTGACGGGACGCACCAGCACCCGACGCAGGCCCTGCTGGACGCCTTCACCATGCGGCGCCGGCTGGTCGGGCGGGACGCGGGCATCGGCCAGGACCTCGCCGGCAAGCGCATCACACTGGTCGGCGACATCCTGCACAGCCGCGTCGCCCGCTCCAACGTCGACCTGCTGCACACCCTGGGCGCGGAGGTCACCCTCGTCGCGCCGCCGACCCTGGTGCCGGTCGGCGTCGAGAGCTGGCCCTGCGAGGTCTCGTACGACCTGGACAGCGCCCTTCCGAAGTCCGACGCGGTGATGCTGCTGCGCGTGCAGCGGGAGCGCATGAACGCCGCGTTCTTCCCGACCGAGCGCGAGTACTCACGTCGCTACGGCCTCGACGGCGACCGCATGGCGCGGATGCCGGAGCACGCCATCGTGATGCACCCCGGGCCGATGGTCCGCGGGATGGAGATCACCGCGGAGGTCGCCGACTCCGAGCGCTGCACCGCCATCGAGCAGGTCACCAACGGCGTCTCCATCCGGATGGCCGTGCTCTACCTGCTGCTCGGCGGCAACGAACCCGCCGTCACCCACACCCGTACCGAGGAGAAGTAA